A stretch of Lachancea thermotolerans CBS 6340 chromosome D complete sequence DNA encodes these proteins:
- the PNT1 gene encoding Pnt1p (weakly similar to uniprot|P38969 Saccharomyces cerevisiae YOR266W PNT1 Involved in targeting of proteins to the mitochondrial inner membrane Pentamidine resistance protein involved in pentamidine resistance protein), giving the protein MMHCPIWARACSSARTPGVPALISLRDARLFQESLSANSTLATFKDAYQTGKFRVVEDEDKASAGLNSNRSLPMLQFPKYRIFEEVAKDAKIGEWRKPVTKWARLAKAVLKMYMVGLKNNWYIRKSAKKVTTKFGTTPEQFAAELYKDMTFQEIEHRIKGLRPAPLRINRSEFQELHRQKEFWKIPAFFALYVVFEEFLPLICYLLPSIVPWNCLTPGGFKKLSDLRVSSKSLLPFKSQDKLVPAYASPYSVPLDNVIGLLRSHRMISRWKAAVYRVSGNRTQLCELLTQLSQNLTLDDWFLVSQVVNADGIVAITDRELVNAVLERQLYFKGEDLNALASTEIGRRLLVWRLLIYWSFRFHGTTVTGGPKTFSETWGVNNVGIMNFPGSTQLLDFNTLKNVVDQCCT; this is encoded by the coding sequence ATGATGCACTGCCCTATTTGGGCACGAGCCTGTTCTAGCGCTCGCACTCCCGGTGTACCGGCTTTAATATCCCTCCGGGACGCTAGGCTTTTCCAGGAGTCGCTTTCAGCAAATTCAACACTCGCTACTTTCAAGGATGCGTATCAAACAGGCAAGTTCCGTGTAGTTGAGGATGAAGACAAAGCCAGTGCCGGTTTGAATTCGAATCGGTCTCTTCCCATGCTACAGTTTCCTAAGTacagaatttttgaggaaGTCGCAAAAGATGCTAAAATCGGCGAATGGAGGAAGCCGGTGACAAAGTGGGCTAGACTGGCCAAAGCAGTGCTTAAAATGTACATGGTGGGGTTAAAGAATAACTGGTACATCCGGAAGTCTGCAAAGAAGGTAACCACCAAGTTTGGGACAACTCCAGAGCAATTTGCGGCAGAGCTGTACAAAGATATGACATTCCAAGAAATAGAACATCGAATCAAAGGACTGAGGCCCGCGCCATTGCGCATCAACCGCAGCGAATTCCAAGAACTACATAGGCAGAAAgagttttggaagattCCCGCGTTCTTTGCCCTCTATGTTGTATTTGAGGAGTTCTTACCATTGATTTGTTACCTCCTACCTTCGATCGTACCATGGAATTGCCTTACGCCAGGAGGGTTCAAAAAGCTATCAGATCTACGTGTATCATCCAAAAGTTTACTGCCTTTCAAGTCGCAAGACAAGCTTGTTCCAGCCTATGCCTCGCCTTACTCGGTGCCGCTAGACAATGTCATCGGCCTCCTCAGAAGCCACAGAATGATTTCGAGGTGGAAGGCTGCCGTCTATCGCGTCTCAGGAAATCGGACGCAGCTATGCGAGTTGCTGACTCAGTTGAGCCAAAACCTTACGCTTGATGACTGGTTCCTGGTTAGTCAAGTCGTCAACGCGGATGGCATCGTTGCGATTACTGACAGAGAATTGGTGAATGCCGTTTTGGAAAGGCAACTTTACTTCAAGGGGGAGGATCTGAACGCGCTAGCTTCGACAGAAATTGGCAGGAGGCTTCTCGTTTGGCGCCTTCTGATTTACTGGTCATTTAGATTCCACGGAACCACTGTGACTGGCGGACCTAAGACTTTCTCGGAAACCTGGGGTGTGAACAACGTTGGTATCATGAATTTTCCGGGCTCTACGCAACTATTGGATTTTAATACTCTAAAAAACGTTGTCGACCAGTGCTGTACATAA